The stretch of DNA TCGTAATTTGGACGATCTCCTTCCTGCAAGGGAAGACTGTGCGGATAGAACCAGTTTACGTATTCTGAACCCCTTCCTTTTTCTAATACGTCCTGGAAGGGAGGGAAGTAGTAACCACAATGATTGAAAACAGCATCCAACATCACTTTGATTCCACGGGCATGACATGCCTCGACCAAGTTTCTGAAATCTTCTTTCGTTCCGAATTGAGGATCAATCGAAAAATAATCAATGGTGTCATATTTATGGTTGGATGGTGCAGTGAAAATTGGTGTAAAATAAATGCCGTTTATGCCGAGTTTTTCTAAGTAATCAAGTTGTTGCTCGACACCATGCAGATCGCCACCAAAGAAATTGTTGGTTGATGGTTCAGTTTCTCCCCATTGTTGAACGTCTTTCGGATTGTTTAATTTGTTTCCGTTGAAGAAACGGTCTGGAAAAATTTGATACCATACCGTATTTTTCACCCATTCCGGAGAATCAAACAGCTCTGACTTATGGAGGTAGGGGAAGCAGAAATAATAGCCACAATCATATATGATTTCTTCATGAAATCCTTTTTCCGATAAAACAACGGTTTCTTCGTTCGAGTGCAGTTCAAATCCGTACCGAATTCTACGGTGAGGGGGACTGATATTTACTTCCCAGTAATCGAACAATGCATCAGTTGCGCATATGAATACATCTGCTCGTTGAAAAATCCATTTGTCATTTTCCCAAATATATGGATCGCCATAAATAAGGTCGATCCGTTTAACATCCGCTTTTTTTGTGCGAATCCTTATGCAAAGAGTGTCCTCGTCAAGAATAAAGGAGTAATTATTCCCTGGTCGGTGAAAAATTGCCGAACGTTCCATTCCAACACCACCTTATGTTTATTTTATATGCTCTGATAAACGATGTTGCTGAAAGAAAGGGAATCTTTATCCCTTTAATTCAAAATCAACACAAAAAGTTAACAGAGCCAATTTAAAAACTTCGTCTCAGATTAACAAAACAATTCAATCAATTCAATCCCTATTAACTTTATTGTTCTGAAAATGAGACATCCAGTCAACTAAAAAATTTCCTTTAACGATTGTTAAAAATAGTTATTGTAAAATTAGAAACAATCATTATAATTAAAACTATATTTGTGCAATCGCTTTCACAAGTTTAAAAGATTCGGAAAAGGTCTTTTGAAAACAATCATTATTTTTTTAAAAAGAGATGATAGCGTTTTCATTTTTGCGAGTTTTTAGATTTGTGCAAACGGTTGTATAGGTGAGTGTTCAAAAAGATATTAGGAGGGTCATGATGAAGAAAAGTTTATTTTTAATGATGCTTGTTCTTTTATTAGCAATGCTCGGCGCTTGTGCACCTGATCGTGCAGAAAATCCAGAAACTGACGGTAAAGACTCAGATGGCAAAGACGTGGCTGAAGAGCCTAAACCAGAGAAACTTGTAATCTGGGAAGATGTTGACAAGTCAAAAGACTGGTTACCAGCTGCTATCGAATCTTTCGAAAAAGAGTATGGTATCAAAGTTGAATTTAAAGAGTTGAATATGGCTGATAAAATCCGTGATCAATTACGTCTAGATGGTCCAACAGGAAATGCTCCAGACGTTGTAACTCTTCCTCATGACCAAATCGGCCAAGTTGTAACTGAAGGACTTATTCAAGAAATTAAAGTTGAAGATTCAGTATTAAAAACATATAGCGAATCTTCAATTACTGCTCAAATGTATGATGGAAAACTTTTCGGTCTTCCTAAAGCAACAGAAACACCAGTATTTATTTATAACAAGGCATTAATGGAAAAAGCTCCTGAAACAATGGATGAGCTTTATACATTCTCTAAAGATTTCACAAAAGGTGAAAACTACGGATTCCTTGCACTTTGGGATAACTTCTACTTTGCACACGGTGCGATTGCAGGTATGGGTGGATATGTGTTCAACGAAGGCGAAGAAGGTCTTGACCGTAAAGATATTGGCTTGAACAATGAAGGCGCTGTAGAAGGTGCTGCATACATTCAAAAATGGTACACAGAAGGATTATTCCCTAAAGGTATCATCGGTGAAACTGGCGGCGCTGCAATGGACGGCCTATTTAACGAAGGTAAAGTTGCTGCAGTTATGAACGGACCTTGGGCATTCCAAGGAATGAGAGATGCAGGAGTTGACATCGGAATTGCTCCAATGCCAACACTTCCTAACGGAGAGCATGTTAAAACATTCA from Paenisporosarcina sp. FSL H8-0542 encodes:
- a CDS encoding extracellular solute-binding protein, with amino-acid sequence MKKSLFLMMLVLLLAMLGACAPDRAENPETDGKDSDGKDVAEEPKPEKLVIWEDVDKSKDWLPAAIESFEKEYGIKVEFKELNMADKIRDQLRLDGPTGNAPDVVTLPHDQIGQVVTEGLIQEIKVEDSVLKTYSESSITAQMYDGKLFGLPKATETPVFIYNKALMEKAPETMDELYTFSKDFTKGENYGFLALWDNFYFAHGAIAGMGGYVFNEGEEGLDRKDIGLNNEGAVEGAAYIQKWYTEGLFPKGIIGETGGAAMDGLFNEGKVAAVMNGPWAFQGMRDAGVDIGIAPMPTLPNGEHVKTFMGVKGWHVTKFTKNPYWATKLIEHLSNDENSKARFEAVSEIPANVALVEDPIIADNEGAKAVAVQSQYAVPMPNIPEMGEVWGPMASALQTVATGKSEPQAALDEAVKTIKTNIETNHPAK